In the Paralichthys olivaceus isolate ysfri-2021 chromosome 17, ASM2471397v2, whole genome shotgun sequence genome, one interval contains:
- the chmp5b gene encoding charged multivesicular body protein 5 has translation MNRIFGRGTPKAPPPNLSDCIGSVDSRAESVEKKIARLDAELAKYKDQMKKMKDGPSKNMVKQKAMRVLKQKRMYESQKDNLMQQSFNMEQTNYTIQSLKDTKTTVDAMKIGLKDMKKAYKKVNIDQIEDVQDQLEDMMEDANDIQEALGRSYGTPDIDEDDLEAELDALGDEFLMDDDSSYLDDAATAPSIPEGLPGDKSTNRDGVLVDEFGLPQIPAV, from the exons ATGAACCGTATATTCGGCAGAGGAACCCCGAAGGCCCCGCCGCCGAACCTCTCTGACTGCATAGGAAGC GTTGATTCTCGGGCGGAGTCCGTCGAGAAGAAGATTGCCAGACTAGATGCTGAACTTGCCAAGTACAAGGATCAGATGAAAAAGATGAAGGACGGGCCCTCAAAG AACATGGTCAAGCAAAAGGCAATGAGAGTTCTGAAGCAGAAGAGGAT GTATGAGAGTCAGAAAGATAACCTGATGCAGCAGTCGTTCAATATGGAACAAACAAACTACACAATCCAGTCCCTTAAAGACACTAAAACCACG gTTGATGCCATGAAAATCGGCCTCAAAGACATGAAGAAAGCGTACAAGAAAGTGAACATTGATCAGATTGAG GACGTCCAAGATCAGCTGGAGGATATGATGGAGGACGCCAATGATATCCAGGAGGCACTGGGCAGAAGCTATGGCACACCTGACATTGATGAAGACGACTTGGAAGCAG AGCTGGATGCTTTGGGAGACGAGTTCTTGATGGACGATGACAGCTCCTACCTGGACGACGCTGCGACAGCTCCTTCCATCCCAGAGGGTCTGCCTGGCGACAAGTCGACTAACCGG GATGGTGTTCTGGTGGACGAGTTTGGCCTTCCTCAGATTCCTGCTGTATAA